In Populus trichocarpa isolate Nisqually-1 chromosome 7, P.trichocarpa_v4.1, whole genome shotgun sequence, the following proteins share a genomic window:
- the LOC7456941 gene encoding uncharacterized protein LOC7456941 isoform X1: MASTSPEPPSTSEESRPLTPPLSPSSTEILETAAQHALNSEDPSFLIAVLNDLDLPVLTYRSRMILNHLIQYHPIPLCHRLSKISFSPRDTITKVTSAVALEIFKSLFPDASWGEFIKPLLLDLKRDDYAVEIIPIINELLSHFNPHYIPENDWPGFTTAVCDNLDSDKEELLKFVLSLINRLFTDGAEKILELSLETLCDKLKKILRSSDVSLKVKEAAVEASFGCILRLKNAVNDEFVQDLLRKVMNTVFFNGEINFDVSQEGYARLILDQLVALARTDAWFLRNQVDKVLEFTFIIMENPQYEERTRFLAIEFVLVLVEDKKGCQILVNTGGLHIKRMLSQLLCMIATINENTALDNRDERDQEQWRLLDQVMKSMARFSQALGGRFLLEGFPQPFESCFNSEAWQRRHAAVSSLSIISKNCSKTLKSKVDLVANPIMKMVDDMHHHVRWRAMYAVEEFSKYLHPELQNNYNQKVLPALTKAMDDFSDSKIQVQAAMATYHFVEYCTSNMLEPHLDEIISKLLRCLQKGKQLLKLWALSALAAIAKSSQDRFLEYYRTVMPYLKVVMTKAEGESNSKLLSATVSCITAIWTVFGKDKFGDDTQQVVQLLVSTPISNLEIHDPMRIEGLRAWGRLCKCLGHRFQPYMEVAIPCLLQSARLTLPDDANVEESDERNRMIQIKTETLEEKATACVLLRDCVAELKEGIDLWIDEVVNFVTHNSFHSLTLCERNLAFLRASVQVAETLVPLLNFYEHAEVRIAAVLAMPEILKSSKAAIEKRLLQKSPFEKLCSDIIPALVEALVKEEVIKISAVMLDSLEDCLELSGPVLNIDQIKRFLSVIMDVLDTSISIPKVDEASEQGEKVSKKVCACLKIFMKTYKGSLLQFFDQLLSRMEHMWVKDKTVKERKIALKIFTDVVEEFREEALKFCESELLLLFRACNDDEPEVQEVAAHGIGVAAAFGGSIFKPLVGEAVSALNANISDSMALHRDYIKAHDAAVTALGQIYLFHKDRINASEVFSTWLSHLPIKNNLLEVKIAHDLLCSIVEISEDELLRQDFAYLPKIIAAFAEILWADDETLATEETVNRVIKQLTDFKSRLPSNIWSSILSTLEPSRQNVLLLSLSS, encoded by the exons ATGGCCTCAACTTCACCAGAACCACCATCAACTTCAGAAGAATCCCGACCGTTAACACCGCCATTATCACCAAGTTCAACAGAAATCCTTGAAACAGCAGCCCAACATGCCCTGAACAGTGAAGACCCTTCTTTCCTCATCGCTGTTCTCAACGACCTCGACCTCCCCGTTCTCACCTACCGTTCCCGTATGATTTTGAACCACTTAATACAGTACCACCCTATCCCCCTCTGTCACCGCCTCTCCAAAATCAGTTTTTCCCCCAGGGATACCATAACTAAGGTGACATCTGCAGTTGCTCTCGAGATTTTCAAGAGCCTCTTCCCTGATGCCTCCTGGGGAGAATTCATTAAACCTTTGCTTCTTGATCTCAAAAGGGATGACTATGCAGTAGAAATTATTCCAATTATAAACGAACTTTTATCACATTTCAATCCCCATTATATACCAGAAAATGATTGGCCCGGGTTCACAACTGCAGTGTGCGATAATTTGGATTCTGATAAAGAAGAACTGCTAAAATTCGTGCTTTCATTGATTAACAGGTTGTTTACTGATGGTGCTGAAAAGATATTAGAACTAAGTCTTGAAACTTTGTGTGACaaacttaagaaaatattacGTTCTAGTGATGTGTCATTGAAGGTGAAAGAAGCAGCTGTTGAGGCCTCTTTTGGTTGTATCTTGCGCCTTAAGAATGCCGTAAATGATGAATTCGTGCAAGATCTTTTGCGTAAAGTAATGAATACAGTTTTCTTTAATGgtgaaataaattttgatgtgAGTCAAGAGGGATATGCGCGTTTGATTCTTGATCAATTGGTTGCATTGGCCCGGACGGACGCGTGGTTCTTGAGAAACCAGGTTGATAAGGTACTTGAATTTACATTTATTATCATGGAGAATCCTCAATATGAAGAAAGAACAAGGTTTCTTGCGATAGAATTTGTGCTAGTTCTAGTTGAAGATAAAAAAGGTTGCCAGATTTTGGTAAATACAGGGGGTTTGCATATCAAGAGGATGCTTTCTCAATTGTTATGTATGATTGCGACTATCAACGAGAACACGGCATTGGATAATCGTGATGAGAGGGATCAAGAGCAATGGAGATTACTTGACCAGGTAATGAAGAGCATGGCTCGATTTTCACAAGCATTGGGTGGGAGATTTCTTTTGGAGGGCTTTCCTCAACCGTTTGAATCTTGCTTTAATTCAGAGGCATGGCAAAGACGCCATGCTGCTGTTAGTTCACTCTCCATTATTTCAAAGAATTGCTCAAAG ACATTAAAATCCAAGGTAGATCTTGTGGCCAATCCAATTATGAAAATGGTTGACGACATGCATCATCATGTGCGTTGGAGAGCTATGTATGCAGTTGAGGAATTCTCCAAGTATTTACACCCTGAATTGCAGAATAACTATAATCAAAAAGTGCTGCCTGCTTTAACGAAAGCTATGGATGATTTCAGTGATTCCAAAATTcag GTGCAAGCTGCTATGGCAACTTATCACTTTGTTGAGTATTGCACTTCAAATATGCTAGAACCTCACCTTGATGAGATTATCAGTAAATTGCTCAGATGCCTACAG AAAGGGAAACAACTATTGAAACTTTGGGCCTTATCAGCATTAGCAGCAATTGCTAAGTCATCACAG GACCGGTTTCTAGAGTATTACAGAACAGTTATGCCTTACCTAAAAGTTGTGATGACGAAAGCAGAAGGGGAATCTAACAGCAAGCTCCTTTCTGCAACTGTTTCGTGCATTACAGCAATTTGGACGGTTTTTGGAAAGGACAAGTTCGGTGACGATACTCAACAG GTTGTGCAACTTCTTGTTTCCACACCCATATCAAATCTGGAGATACATGACCCAATGAGAATTGAAGGGTTAAGA GCATGGGGCAGGCTTTGCAAATGCTTAGGCCACAGGTTCCAGCCTTATATGGAAGTTGCCATTCCTTGTTTGCTTCAATCTGCGCGGCTCACTTTGCCTGATGATGCTAACGTTGAAGAATCGGATGAAAG AAACCGGATGATTCAAATCAAAACTGAGACTCTGGAGGAGAAAGCCACAGCTTGTGTATTGTTGCGTGATTGCGTTGCTGAACTGAAAGAAGGCATTGATTTATGGATTGATGAGGTGGTTAATTTTGTAACACATAATAGTTTCCATAGCTTGACCTTATGTGAACGAAATTTAGCATTTTTACGAGCATCTGTGCAGGTTGCTGAAACTTTAGTTCCACTTCTCAATTTTTACGAGCATGCTGAGGTTAGAATAGCTGCTGTATTAG CCATGCCTGAAATACTGAAATCGTCGAAAGCAGCAATTGAGAAAAGGCTTCTTCAGAAATCTCCCTTTGAAAAGTTGTGTTCTGATATAATACCAGCTTTGGTTGAAGCACTGGTTAAG GAAGAAGTCATTAAAATTAGTGCAGTAATGTTGGATTCCTTGGAGGATTGCTTGGAG TTATCGGGACCTGTTTTAAATATAGACCAGATCAAGCGCTTCTTGTCTGTAATAATGGACGTTCTCGACACTAGCATATCCATTCCCAAAGTTGATGAAGCGTCAGAGCAAGGAGAAAAAGTTAGTAAGAAA GTTTGTGCTTGCTTGAAGATTTTCATGAAAACTTACAAGGGTTCCTTGTTGCAATTCTTCGACCAGCTTTTATCACGTATGGAACATATGTGG GTTAAGGATAAAAcagttaaagaaagaaaaattgccTTGAAGATTTTCACTGATGTAGTAGAGGAATTCCGAGAAGAAGCTTTGAA GTTCTGTGAGAGTGAACTCTTGTTGCTATTTAGAGCTTGCAATGATGATGAACCTGAAGTTCAAGAG GTTGCTGCACATGGAATTGGTGTTGCTGCAGCCTTTGGTGGATCTATCTTCAAACCTCTGGTTGGAG AAGCAGTTTCTGCTCTAAATGCTAACATAAGCGATTCAATGGCATTGCACCGAGATTACATAAAGGCCCATGATGCTGCTGTTACAGCTCTCGGACAAATATACCTATTCCACAAGGACAGAATCAATGCAAGTGAG GTGTTTAGTACATGGTTAAGCCATTTGCCAATAAAGAACAATCTACTCGaagtcaaaattgcacatgaTCTGCTGTGTTCAATAGTTGAGAT ATCAGAGGACGAACTTCTTCGCCAAGATTTTGCTTATCTTCCCAAAATCATCGCTGCTTTTGCAGAG ATACTATGGGCGGATGATGAAACTTTAGCAACAGAGGAAACCGTCAACCGAGTGATTAAACAGTTGACGGACTTTAAGAGCAGGTTACCATCAAACATCTGGTCATCTATCCTGTCAACCTTGGAACCCTCTCGTCAGAATGTTTTGCTACTTTCATTGTCATCGTAG
- the LOC7456941 gene encoding uncharacterized protein LOC7456941 isoform X2 — protein sequence MASTSPEPPSTSEESRPLTPPLSPSSTEILETAAQHALNSEDPSFLIAVLNDLDLPVLTYRSRMILNHLIQYHPIPLCHRLSKISFSPRDTITKVTSAVALEIFKSLFPDASWGEFIKPLLLDLKRDDYAVEIIPIINELLSHFNPHYIPENDWPGFTTAVCDNLDSDKEELLKFVLSLINRLFTDGAEKILELSLETLCDKLKKILRSSDVSLKVKEAAVEASFGCILRLKNAVNDEFVQDLLRKVMNTVFFNGEINFDVSQEGYARLILDQLVALARTDAWFLRNQVDKVLEFTFIIMENPQYEERTRFLAIEFVLVLVEDKKGCQILVNTGGLHIKRMLSQLLCMIATINENTALDNRDERDQEQWRLLDQVMKSMARFSQALGGRFLLEGFPQPFESCFNSEAWQRRHAAVSSLSIISKNCSKTLKSKVDLVANPIMKMVDDMHHHVRWRAMYAVEEFSKYLHPELQNNYNQKVLPALTKAMDDFSDSKIQVQAAMATYHFVEYCTSNMLEPHLDEIISKLLRCLQKGKQLLKLWALSALAAIAKSSQDRFLEYYRTVMPYLKVVMTKAEGESNSKLLSATVSCITAIWTVFGKDKFGDDTQQVVQLLVSTPISNLEIHDPMRIEGLRAWGRLCKCLGHRFQPYMEVAIPCLLQSARLTLPDDANVEESDERNRMIQIKTETLEEKATACVLLRDCVAELKEGIDLWIDEVAETLVPLLNFYEHAEVRIAAVLAMPEILKSSKAAIEKRLLQKSPFEKLCSDIIPALVEALVKEEVIKISAVMLDSLEDCLELSGPVLNIDQIKRFLSVIMDVLDTSISIPKVDEASEQGEKVSKKVCACLKIFMKTYKGSLLQFFDQLLSRMEHMWVKDKTVKERKIALKIFTDVVEEFREEALKFCESELLLLFRACNDDEPEVQEVAAHGIGVAAAFGGSIFKPLVGEAVSALNANISDSMALHRDYIKAHDAAVTALGQIYLFHKDRINASEVFSTWLSHLPIKNNLLEVKIAHDLLCSIVEISEDELLRQDFAYLPKIIAAFAEILWADDETLATEETVNRVIKQLTDFKSRLPSNIWSSILSTLEPSRQNVLLLSLSS from the exons ATGGCCTCAACTTCACCAGAACCACCATCAACTTCAGAAGAATCCCGACCGTTAACACCGCCATTATCACCAAGTTCAACAGAAATCCTTGAAACAGCAGCCCAACATGCCCTGAACAGTGAAGACCCTTCTTTCCTCATCGCTGTTCTCAACGACCTCGACCTCCCCGTTCTCACCTACCGTTCCCGTATGATTTTGAACCACTTAATACAGTACCACCCTATCCCCCTCTGTCACCGCCTCTCCAAAATCAGTTTTTCCCCCAGGGATACCATAACTAAGGTGACATCTGCAGTTGCTCTCGAGATTTTCAAGAGCCTCTTCCCTGATGCCTCCTGGGGAGAATTCATTAAACCTTTGCTTCTTGATCTCAAAAGGGATGACTATGCAGTAGAAATTATTCCAATTATAAACGAACTTTTATCACATTTCAATCCCCATTATATACCAGAAAATGATTGGCCCGGGTTCACAACTGCAGTGTGCGATAATTTGGATTCTGATAAAGAAGAACTGCTAAAATTCGTGCTTTCATTGATTAACAGGTTGTTTACTGATGGTGCTGAAAAGATATTAGAACTAAGTCTTGAAACTTTGTGTGACaaacttaagaaaatattacGTTCTAGTGATGTGTCATTGAAGGTGAAAGAAGCAGCTGTTGAGGCCTCTTTTGGTTGTATCTTGCGCCTTAAGAATGCCGTAAATGATGAATTCGTGCAAGATCTTTTGCGTAAAGTAATGAATACAGTTTTCTTTAATGgtgaaataaattttgatgtgAGTCAAGAGGGATATGCGCGTTTGATTCTTGATCAATTGGTTGCATTGGCCCGGACGGACGCGTGGTTCTTGAGAAACCAGGTTGATAAGGTACTTGAATTTACATTTATTATCATGGAGAATCCTCAATATGAAGAAAGAACAAGGTTTCTTGCGATAGAATTTGTGCTAGTTCTAGTTGAAGATAAAAAAGGTTGCCAGATTTTGGTAAATACAGGGGGTTTGCATATCAAGAGGATGCTTTCTCAATTGTTATGTATGATTGCGACTATCAACGAGAACACGGCATTGGATAATCGTGATGAGAGGGATCAAGAGCAATGGAGATTACTTGACCAGGTAATGAAGAGCATGGCTCGATTTTCACAAGCATTGGGTGGGAGATTTCTTTTGGAGGGCTTTCCTCAACCGTTTGAATCTTGCTTTAATTCAGAGGCATGGCAAAGACGCCATGCTGCTGTTAGTTCACTCTCCATTATTTCAAAGAATTGCTCAAAG ACATTAAAATCCAAGGTAGATCTTGTGGCCAATCCAATTATGAAAATGGTTGACGACATGCATCATCATGTGCGTTGGAGAGCTATGTATGCAGTTGAGGAATTCTCCAAGTATTTACACCCTGAATTGCAGAATAACTATAATCAAAAAGTGCTGCCTGCTTTAACGAAAGCTATGGATGATTTCAGTGATTCCAAAATTcag GTGCAAGCTGCTATGGCAACTTATCACTTTGTTGAGTATTGCACTTCAAATATGCTAGAACCTCACCTTGATGAGATTATCAGTAAATTGCTCAGATGCCTACAG AAAGGGAAACAACTATTGAAACTTTGGGCCTTATCAGCATTAGCAGCAATTGCTAAGTCATCACAG GACCGGTTTCTAGAGTATTACAGAACAGTTATGCCTTACCTAAAAGTTGTGATGACGAAAGCAGAAGGGGAATCTAACAGCAAGCTCCTTTCTGCAACTGTTTCGTGCATTACAGCAATTTGGACGGTTTTTGGAAAGGACAAGTTCGGTGACGATACTCAACAG GTTGTGCAACTTCTTGTTTCCACACCCATATCAAATCTGGAGATACATGACCCAATGAGAATTGAAGGGTTAAGA GCATGGGGCAGGCTTTGCAAATGCTTAGGCCACAGGTTCCAGCCTTATATGGAAGTTGCCATTCCTTGTTTGCTTCAATCTGCGCGGCTCACTTTGCCTGATGATGCTAACGTTGAAGAATCGGATGAAAG AAACCGGATGATTCAAATCAAAACTGAGACTCTGGAGGAGAAAGCCACAGCTTGTGTATTGTTGCGTGATTGCGTTGCTGAACTGAAAGAAGGCATTGATTTATGGATTGATGAG GTTGCTGAAACTTTAGTTCCACTTCTCAATTTTTACGAGCATGCTGAGGTTAGAATAGCTGCTGTATTAG CCATGCCTGAAATACTGAAATCGTCGAAAGCAGCAATTGAGAAAAGGCTTCTTCAGAAATCTCCCTTTGAAAAGTTGTGTTCTGATATAATACCAGCTTTGGTTGAAGCACTGGTTAAG GAAGAAGTCATTAAAATTAGTGCAGTAATGTTGGATTCCTTGGAGGATTGCTTGGAG TTATCGGGACCTGTTTTAAATATAGACCAGATCAAGCGCTTCTTGTCTGTAATAATGGACGTTCTCGACACTAGCATATCCATTCCCAAAGTTGATGAAGCGTCAGAGCAAGGAGAAAAAGTTAGTAAGAAA GTTTGTGCTTGCTTGAAGATTTTCATGAAAACTTACAAGGGTTCCTTGTTGCAATTCTTCGACCAGCTTTTATCACGTATGGAACATATGTGG GTTAAGGATAAAAcagttaaagaaagaaaaattgccTTGAAGATTTTCACTGATGTAGTAGAGGAATTCCGAGAAGAAGCTTTGAA GTTCTGTGAGAGTGAACTCTTGTTGCTATTTAGAGCTTGCAATGATGATGAACCTGAAGTTCAAGAG GTTGCTGCACATGGAATTGGTGTTGCTGCAGCCTTTGGTGGATCTATCTTCAAACCTCTGGTTGGAG AAGCAGTTTCTGCTCTAAATGCTAACATAAGCGATTCAATGGCATTGCACCGAGATTACATAAAGGCCCATGATGCTGCTGTTACAGCTCTCGGACAAATATACCTATTCCACAAGGACAGAATCAATGCAAGTGAG GTGTTTAGTACATGGTTAAGCCATTTGCCAATAAAGAACAATCTACTCGaagtcaaaattgcacatgaTCTGCTGTGTTCAATAGTTGAGAT ATCAGAGGACGAACTTCTTCGCCAAGATTTTGCTTATCTTCCCAAAATCATCGCTGCTTTTGCAGAG ATACTATGGGCGGATGATGAAACTTTAGCAACAGAGGAAACCGTCAACCGAGTGATTAAACAGTTGACGGACTTTAAGAGCAGGTTACCATCAAACATCTGGTCATCTATCCTGTCAACCTTGGAACCCTCTCGTCAGAATGTTTTGCTACTTTCATTGTCATCGTAG
- the LOC7456939 gene encoding cytochrome P450 71AU50 has product MAWIWASLAFVALIFLLQWLSTKNKRLPPGPRGFPIFGSLHLLGKFPHRALHQLAQKYGPIMHLRLGLVPTIVVSSPEAAELFLKTHDLVFAGRPPHEAARYISYGQKGMAFAQYGSYWRNMRKMCTVELLSSLKITSFKPMRMEELDLLIKYIQEAAQERVAVDMSAKVSSLSADMSCRMVFGKKYVDEDLDERGFKSVMQEVMHLTAAPHLGDYIPQIAALDLQGLTKRMNAISKVFDVFLDKIIDEHVQYQEKGKNKDFVDVMLSLMKSEENEYLVDQGCMKATMLDMLVGSMDTSATVIDWAFSELIKNPRVMKKLQKEIEEVVGKQRMVEESDLERLEYLDMVVKETLRLHPAGPLMIPHEATEDCVVNGFHIPKKSHVIINVWAIGRDPKAWTDAEKFYPERFVGSDIDVRGRDFQLIPFGTGRRSCPGMQLGLTVVRLVLAQLVHCFDWELPNGILPSEVDMTEEFGLVLCRSKHLVAIPTYRLNK; this is encoded by the exons ATGGCTTGGATTTGGGCTTCTCTAGCCTTTGTTGCACTTATCTTTCTGCTCCAATGGTTAAGCACCAAGAATAAGAGACTACCACCTGGTCCAAGAGGGTTTCCAATTTTTGGAAGCCTTCATTTGTTAGGGAAGTTTCCTCATCGAGCTCTTCATCAGCTTGCTCAAAAATATGGCCCTATCATGCATTTGCGGTTAGGCCTGGTGCCAACCATTGTTGTCTCTTCGCCTGAAGCTGCCGAATTATTTCTTAAGACCCATGACCTTGTTTTTGCTGGTAGACCACCTCACGAGGCTGCAAGGTACATCTCTTATGGACAAAAAGGCATGGCTTTTGCACAATACGGTTCGTATTGGCGCAACATGCGTAAGATGTGCACAGTAGAGTTGCTTAGTAGCTTGAAAATTACATCTTTCAAGCCAATGAGAATGGAGGAGCTTGATCTGTTGATTAAGTACATTCAAGAAGCTGCACAGGAACGTGTTGCTGTCGATATGAGTGCCAAGGTTTCGTCCCTCAGTGCTGACATGAGCTGTAGAATGGTGTTTGGGAAGAAATATGTAGATGAGGATCTTGATGAGAGGGGATTCAAATCTGTGATGCAAGAGGTCATGCATTTAACAGCAGCTCCACATTTGGGAGATTACATTCCTCAAATCGCAGCTCTTGATCTCCAGGGACTGACAAAACGCATGAACGCTATTTCCAAAGTGTTTGATGTCTTTCTTGACAAGATTATTGATGAGCATGTCCAATACCAGGAGAAGGGCAAAAACAAGGACTTTGTTGATGTCATGCTAAGTTTGATGAAATCCGAAGAAAACGAGTACCTTGTTGATCAAGGCTGTATGAAAGCCACAATGCTG GACATGCTTGTGGGTTCAATGGACACTTCAGCAACTGTGATTGACTGGGCATTCTCAGAACTGATAAAAAATCCACGGGTTATGAAGAAACTGcaaaaagaaatagaagaagTAGTGGGAAAGCAAAGGATGGTAGAAGAATCAGACTTGGAGAGGTTGGAGTACCTAGACATGGTTGTGAAGGAAACCTTGCGGCTTCATCCAGCGGGTCCTTTGATGATCCCTCATGAGGCCACGGAGGACTGCGTTGTGAATGGCTTCCACATACCAAAGAAATCACATGTTATAATCAATGTATGGGCCATTGGTCGAGACCCAAAAGCTTGGACAGATGCAGAAAAGTTTTACCCAGAGAGGTTTGTTGGTAGTGACATAGATGTTCGGGGCCGAGACTTCCAGCTTATTCCATTTGGCACTGGCCGCAGAAGCTGCCCTGGAATGCAATTGGGGCTAACTGTGGTGCGACTGGTGCTTGCGCAGCTGGTGCATTGCTTTGATTGGGAACTTCCAAATGGAATATTGCCATCTGAAGTGGACATGACAGAAGAGTTTGGTCTCGTACTCTGCAGGTCCAAGCATCTAGTAGCTATTCCTACATATCGCCTTAACAAATGA
- the LOC7457121 gene encoding uncharacterized protein LOC7457121 gives MARGRVKKTVKESASSKQENQPQVEEPEQFPLIDQAVERQIAAIRAMRDVGIEHLLTELRLLRSYFTKEQLKTPVLQFFKENLPNLSIERNEENGEFLVKFNDNVDGFSDGGNINASLLRRLSMAYPSCSANLPVGHFGLSSDAVKTSIFGAADHLQMPDFVLEGQSDFQMLGMHDGDGLQTPGVSSQRLSIGMTPKTLRLPKPGEMLLSVRGSPLGVYKEDNMEAIHESDED, from the exons ATGGCTAGAGGGAGAGTGAAAAAGACTGTCAAAGAATCTGCCTCGAGTAAACAAGAGAACCAGCCCCAGGTTGAAGAACCCGAACAATTCCCATTAATTGACCAAGCag TGGAGCGTCAAATTGCGGCAATTAGGGCAATGCGTGATGTGGGAATCGAGCATTTGCTAACAGAATTGCGGTTGCTGCGATCGTATTTTACTAAGGAACAGCTGAAAACACCTGTTTTGcagttttttaaagaaaacctGCCCAACTTGTCTATTGAAAGAAATGAGGAAAATGGAGAGTTTCTTGTGAAGTTTAATGACAATGTTGATGGTTTTTCAGATGGGGGGAACATTAATGCTTCTCTCTTACGTCGTTTGTCCATGGCTTATCCCAGTTGTTCTGCTAACTTACCTGTTGGTCATTTTGGATTATCAAGCGATGcag TGAAAACAAGCATATTTGGCGCAGCTGATCATTTGCAGATGCCGGACTTt GTTTTGGAGGGTCAATCTGATTTTCAGATGCTTGGGATGCATGATGGTGATGGTCTCCAAACTCCTGGG GTCAGCAGTCAGAGACTTTCCATTGGCATGACACCAAAAACTCTAAGGCTTCCCAAACCTGGTGAAATGCTTCTCTCTGTGCGGGGTTCACCTCTCGGTGTCTACAAGGAAGATAACATGGAAGCCATACATG AGTCAGACGAGGATTGA
- the LOC7456938 gene encoding 60S ribosomal protein L26-1 — MKYNPRVSSSRRKNRKAHFSAPSSLRRILMSAPLSTDLRQKYNVRSMPIRKDDEVQVVRGTYKGREGKVVQVYRRKWVIHIERITREKVNGSTVNVGINPSKVVITKLRLDKDRKSLLDRKAKGRAVGDKEKGTKFTAEDIMQNVD, encoded by the coding sequence ATGAAGTACAACCCTAGAGTCTCCTCCTCCAGGCGCAAGAACCGGAAGGCCCACTTCTCGGCGCCCTCCTCCTTGCGCAGGATCCTAATGAGCGCCCCACTGTCCACCGATCTCCGCCAGAAGTACAACGTTCGATCCATGCCTATCCGCAAGGACGATGAAGTCCAGGTTGTTCGTGGGACTTATAAAGGACGTGAGGGCAAGGTGGTTCAAGTTTATCGCAGAAAGTGGGTAATCCACATCGAGAGGATTACACGTGAGAAGGTGAATGGGTCTACAGTTAATGTCGGTATCAACCCGTCCAAGGTTGTTATTACCAAGTTGAGGCTTGATAAGGATAGGAAGTCTTTGTTGGATCGCAAGGCAAAGGGACGCGCTGTTGGAGATAAAGAGAAGGGCACTAAGTTCACTGCTGAGGACATCATGCAGAATGTGGACTAA
- the LOC7457120 gene encoding serine/threonine/tyrosine-protein kinase HT1, which produces MEEEANSWIRRTNFSHTVYHRLDSSRMASFPINIQTERIVGLKSRPGTGTASPKQKSQQSFFNQNSQHSFPNQKSLSFPSQKSSVSNNSQIQRNPLSNKQRSLSPLPKTILPDTFKEARSVNKRFSTPLPRRKDQDMGIIGKFLHKELKETKEKLNTSPLRHLALMKGGHEKSRSKKESAWTKYFDHGGGKVNAVEAADECSVDLSKLFLGLRFAHGAHSRLYHGLYKDEPVAVKLIRVPDDDENGNLAIRLENQFNREVMLLSHLHHPNVIKFVAACRKPPVYCVITEYLSEGSLRAYLHKLEHKTLSLGKLMTIALDIARGMEYIHSQGVIHRDLKPENVLIDQEFHLKIADFGIACGDAYCDSLADDPGTYRWMAPEMIKKKSYGRKVDVYSFGLILWEMVAGTIPYEDMTPIQAAFAVVNKNSRPVIPRDCPAAMGALIEQCWSLQPDKRPEFWQIVKVLEQFESSLAHDGTLNLVPNPACQDHKKGMLHWIQKLGTVNPNSTPMPKPKFT; this is translated from the exons atggagGAGGAGGCTAACTCTTGGATAAGGAGGACTAATTTCTCTCACACAGTATATCACCGTTTGGATTCTTCAAGGATGGCTTCTTTTCCTATCAATATTCAGACAGAGAGAATTGTGGGCTTGAAATCCAGGCCTGGAACAGGAACTGCTTCTCCCAAGCAGAAATCACAGCAatccttttttaatcaaaactctcAACACTCCTTTCCCAATCAGAAATCACTTTCCTTTCCCAGTCAGAAATCATCAGTGTCTAATAATTCTCAGATTCAGAGAAATCCACTCTCCAATAAGCAAAGGTCTTTATCTCCTCTCCCTAAAACAATCCTTCCTGATACTTTTAAAGAAGCAAGGTCTGTTAATAAGAGATTCTCGACGCCACTTCCTCGTAGAAAAGATCAAGACATGGGAATTATAGGAAAATTTTTGCATAAAGAGTTAAAAGAAACCAAGGAGAAGCTCAATACAAGCCCACTTAGGCACTTAGCCTTGATGAAGGGTGGTCATGAAAAGTCTAGGAGCAAGAAGGAATCTGCTTGGACAAAGTATTTTGATCATGGTGGAGGAAAGGTTAATGCTGTGGAAGCAGCTGACGAATGCAGTGTTGATCTGTCTAAGCTGTTTCTCGGGCTTAGATTTGCTCATGGGGCACACAGTAGGCTTTACCATGGTCTATATAAAGATGAACCTGTTGCAGTTAAACTTATTAGGGTACcagatgatgatgaaaatggaAACTTAGCAATTCGATTAGAGAATCAATTCAACAGAGAAGTCATGCTTCTATCTCACCTTCACCATCCAAATGTCATTAAG TTTGTAGCAGCATGCAGAAAGCCTCCAGTTTATTGTGTTATAACAGAATATTTATCCGAGGGTTCCTTGAGAGCATACTTGCACAAGCTTGAGCATAAAACTCTCTCCTTAGGGAAATTAATGACAATTGCTCTGGACATTGCTCGTGGAATGGAATACATTCACTCTCAAGGTGTCATTCATAGGGACCTTAAACCAGAGAATGTCCTTATTGATCAAGAGTTCCACTTAAAGATTGCTGATTTTGGTATAGCTTGTGGAGATGCATATTGTGATTCCTTGGCTGATGACCCTGGCACTTATAGATGGATGGCACCTgagatgataaaaaagaaatcctaTGGGCGAAAAGTTGATGTGTACAGCTTTGGACTCATCTTATGGGAAATGGTGGCTGGAACAATTCCCTATGAGGATATGACTCCCATCCAAGCTGCCTTTGCAGTAGTGAATAAG AATTCAAGACCTGTTATCCCGAGGGACTGTCCTGCTGCCATGGGAGCTCTAATTGAGCAATGTTGGTCATTGCAGCCAGATAAGAGGCCAGAGTTTTGGCAGATTGTAAAGGTATTGGAGCAATTTGAATCTTCTCTTGCTCATGACGGAACCTTGAATCTGGTACCGAACCCAGCTTGCCAAGATCATAAGAAAGGAATGCTCCATTGGATTCAAAAGCTTGGTACTGTGAATCCTAATAGCACACCAATGCCTAAACCTAAATtcacatga